A region from the Vicia villosa cultivar HV-30 ecotype Madison, WI linkage group LG3, Vvil1.0, whole genome shotgun sequence genome encodes:
- the LOC131656316 gene encoding agamous-like MADS-box protein AGL80 — MARKKVKLAYITCNSKRRETFRKRKSGIMKKVNEISTLCGIEACAIIYDKNNPQPEVWPSDSGVRNVLFKFRSLPELERSKKMVDQEAFLRQSIAKVYEQLKKQREETRKKEMTNIIHHFIQSGEFNEMNLMSKHDLNDLSSFIDENMKEIDGKMKGMPIEVQEEVMNGREMQENIGHVQGLVSGENGQLANMGQYVQGIETNIEDDMHLNFQQWPMDFSMFQFPFVNDGPNGF; from the exons ATGGCTAGAAAGAAGGTCAAACTTGCATACATAACTTGTAACTCGAAGAGGAGGGAAACATTCAGAAAGAGGAAATCCG GTATAATGAAGAAGGTTAATGAAATCAGCACACTTTGTGGGATAGAAGCGTGTGCAATAATCTATGACAAGAACAATCCTCAACCAGAGGTTTGGCCATCAGATTCCGGAGTCAGAAATGTGTTGTTCAAGTTCAGGAGTTTGCCTGAACTTGAACGAAGCAAAAAGATGGTGGATCAAGAAGCTTTCTTAAGGCAAAGCATAGCAAAAGTCTACGAGCAGTTGAAGAAGCAAAGGGAGGAAACAAGAAAGAAGGAAATGACCAATATCATTCATCATTTCATTCAAAGTGGTGAATTCAATGAAATGAATTTAATGAGCAAACATGATCTCAATGATTTGTCTTCTTTTATTGATGAAAATATGAAGGAAATCGACGGAAAGATGAAAGGAATGCCAATTGAAGTCCAAGAGGAGGTTATGAATGGAAGAGAGATGCAAGAAAATATTGGTCATGTCCAAGGGCTGGTGAGTGGAGAAAATGGTCAACTAGCAAATATGGGTCAGTATGTCCAAGGAATTGAGACCAACATTGAAGATGATATGCATCTTAATTTCCAACAATGGCCAATGGATTTTTCTATGTTTCAATTTCCATTTGTTAACGATGGCCCAAATGGATTTTAG